GAAAGTAGCTATATTAGTTTTGCCTCAAATATTGATTTGATGACACTCGCACCAACTCTGCTTGAGATACTAACCCCTAAATCATTTGATCTGATGACTTTTAACGAACACGAATTTGAAGACAAGCTTAAACACCATATTCCAGCTCAATATGTCTGTAAATCAAAGGTTGAACAACAATTAAATAATGGTGATTTGGTGAGTTTTACAAATTTTATATTACCTCAATCCACTTATGTTGCTCCCGTGGAGTTAAATATCGCTGGAGATAATCATGCGCTTTAACCAAGTGAGCTCAAGCTACTTCTAGACACAGCCTAAACACATTCGCTAGCTAAAGGTTATCTTGTTTAGAATAAAATGCGTAGGTGAAAACACACCTACGCATAGCCTAGTTAATTAACAGCCATTAACTTCAGTAGTGGCAATCGCTCTTTCGGATTGATCGCCACTTGAGATAGAGGCTTCGTTAACAATAACATCACTGTCACAATTTGCCGTGGCATCAAAGTTAAATGTCGCAGTACCACCGGTAAGCGCATTTACTTTTAGCGAACTACCAGGTCCTGGCAATGTACCCGCGCCATTATGATAGTAGGTATCACCCACTGTACCGGTGTGGTTTTCTGCGCCAATTGTCGCTGTACCACCGCTTACATCATTGTAAACATAGAAAATATTATCTGTTCCATTGACCACCCAAACTTGGAAAGTAGCCGTGGTAGAGTTATCACCAAACAGCGGCACATCTTCCCATTCATAAATGGTAAACTGCGTTGGGCCAGCACTTAGCACAGCAATATACATGTTGCCGCCAGCACAGGCATTTAAGTCTGTCCACCACGGTGCTAATAAGTTATTCGGCGCTAAGCTGTTGGGTAATGCAGAATTGCCTGCACTAGCTGCTGAGCCACTGGCACTGCCGACTTCCAAGGTACCGTTTACCGACCAAATCACTTGCGAGTATGTTTGGCCGTTATAGTTAAATGATGGCACATTATAGATCAGCGCACCATCATCACAATTAGCCGGTAAGCTAATAGGAGCCACACCGAAGGGTCCTAACGGGAAATAGCCAAAGAGACCAGGATCACTAACAACCGCTAGGGCACTTTCATCAAGCATACCGCTCCAAGTGAGCACACCATTGTTTTCACTAAACGGCACACTAGTTGAGCCATTAACGATAGAGGCCGTTGCAGAACCCGGAACGTAGTCAACTCCGTCAGGCAATGCATCATGTAAATCAATAACGTCAGTAAGTAGGCCATTCATAATGTTGATTTCATAACTTAAGGTGTCACCATCAGATGCTACAGCTTTGTCTACTTGCTTGGTAAATAATGCAGGATTAGTGCTTACTGCCGCCATTACCGCAATCGGCATGTGTAAATCAGGGCCATCTCCTTTTCGTTGAATATCAACTTCTGCAAAACTCCAATCACTGGCCAATGTCGTATCAGCAGTTACCGTAAACGATGCACTCTGACCTTTTTTAATCTTAAGGCTAGAAGGTGTAATGCTATAATTCACATCTGAATTATGCTCGATTGACAAGTCCACATGCACTGTGTGATGAGTCACATTAGTTAGTGTTCTTGTCCAACTACAATTTGCAACACAGGTACTGTCCTGCATGCTGGCAATATTCAACGTTTTAGGATCACCACCGATATCCGGATTGGCTAATAAGAAGTTTATTGGTGTTTCATTTAGCACAAGGTCTGCTTCTGCTGCACGTGATAGATCAACACGACCAGCACCATAATCAAACGCATCTGCTGTTGTTTGGCCATCTTCTTTTAGCCCAGTATCGTTATTGGCCGTCATCATAATCGCTGATTTTACTGCGTACGGCGTCCAATCAGGACGTGCCGCAGAAACAATAGCCCCTGCACCCGCATTATGAGGGCTAGACATCGATGTGCCAGATAAGAACATATAGTCATCACCACCTGGAGCTGCGGCCATAATGCTCACACCCGGTGCGCCAATATCAGGTTTTACTATATCTAACGCTAAATTAGGTCCTCTTGAGCTAAACCCAGCCATGATATCTGCATTGGCAGTACTGATATCCAATGATGAGCCTTCGATCGTACCCATTGGGTTTGCGTTGCTCGCTAACCAAGCTGATAATGTGGCACCATCACTCTGACTAATATGAACGCCGGGTAACACGTGCGCATCACCGACAAGACCTGCACCATTGTCCATTAAGATATAACCACCAGCACCCGCAGCGAGTACGTTTGCACCTTTTTCAACTCGGCCAAATGAACCGCGCGTACAGGCTACAATTTCGCCGTTGAACGTGCCAGGAGGCCACGGAGGATTAAAATCACCTATGCTACCAAGACCACAAAGTGTTGACCCAGGAAAAGCGCCTTCTAAGTCGGCAGAATTAATAATAGGAGCAGGTCCATAACCTGCTGTAAAGCCTAAGCCATCAATACTGGCTAGTGGCGCACCATCACTAGTTAAGTCAGTCGCACGATTTACGAGTTTACGGTCGTGAGTCATAGCCGCTGTAGTACTAACCCAAGGGGAATTGTGTCCGTTGGTTGAGGCGCCTGGACCTGAATTTCCTGCTGAAGCTGATACAAATACACCTGCTGCTGTCGCATTAAGAAATGCTAGTTCGACAGGATCATTGTAAGGGTCGCCACCACCAGAAATTGAATAGTTTAATGAGTGAATACCATCAGGTAAATTCGACGCATCAATAATAACTTGGTTTACCGCAGCAAGTAACGCGGCGCCAGGACAGCCATCCACACAAACATCATAGGCGATGATATTTGCATGAGGTGCAACACCTGAAATATCACGAGAGACATTTGTAGTTGGGGCAAAGACAGTAGCACCTTTAATGGCATTACCAGCTACAGTACTCGCAGTATGAGAGCCATGTCCGTCACTGTCTTCAGGTGTAACCGCTTCAGTAACAAAACTCCACGCACCAATTAACTTATCATTACAAAATCCAGGGTTCGCGTCACAATAACTGCCAGGAATATAATTGCCAGATCCTAACGGGTTTGTATGATCATAACCGTCACCACCAATATCAGCAAAAGATGGGTGATCATGATTAATACCTGTATCTAAAATAGCAACAACAATTCCTTCACCTTGTGAATGTGGAACATTATTAGGTGGTCCCTGCCATATCACATCAGCATTAATGAGCGCAGGGCCGCTGTCAGTCAGTGGCACTTCCATTCGATCCAGTGTAACGCTAGCAACGTCAGACATGCTAGTCATGGCTTTGGCTTCTTCTGCGGTCATCTCAACCGCCATGCCATTAAAGACATATTGATAGTCATAAGTAACGTTGTTAGAGATACCAGCACTATTGGCCACATTACTCTGTTTGTTTTTTAAGTACTTCCGATACGCTTTGCTCTCTTTAGAGTTAACATTTAATTTTTTGGCACCGGTTATTTTATTACTTGTCGCTTTAAGCTTATCTATTCCACCCTCGTAAGTTGCTACCGGGCTATCCACTAAGCGAACAATATACGTATTTTTTTCGCCTGCTGAGTTTGCCGACGCTTTAGCTGTTTCGCCCGCAACAGAAAGACTGCCGATAGCAGTGGGTTGATTAGATACCTTAGATAGGTTACTTGAACTATTGTCATCTCCTGCTACCGCTTGAAATGCGACAAGACAGGAAAATCCAACTATTTTTGTATAATTCAATTTCATATACCTTTCCTTGCAATTCTATTTTAACGTACAGAAAAAGGTATATATCAAAGCAAGAGGCCGACTCATTAATAAGAACTATGGTTTATGCTTAATTTGATTTTTATTTTTTTCCGAAAGCAACGTTTTTTTTATTGTTTTAAATACATTAATTAAAGAAATAAAACAGTAAGACATAAGTAATGACTGAGCGAATGGGATTGCCTAACTAGCTTTAGTTACTAAGCAATAAAGACAACCATCATTAACATTTTTTATTTCCTCAACCGTGAGGCAACATAATTTGGTTATAAAAAAGTAAGGACAACAAAAGCACTTAAAATGCTTACCTCAGCTTTTCCTTAAATAAATTACATGACACAAACTATAGCTCAAATTTGTAAGAATGCTGTTAACAGTGTTGATCGAGATCTCATACCTTTATTTAATGCGAATAGCGAAGTTATTTTGGGGACTCAAATAAAAATTAATTCTACGAAAATCTATTCACGCATAGGACAATAAAACTCGATAAATAGGACATTTATACAGCAACTCAAAGCAGTCTGCCTTGCCGCTGTTTATCATGACAGCATTCATCCTAAACCTATTGAGGGCTCGCTACCTACTTTTTCTGCGACTGCAAAAGCCACTCGAATAATAGAAATAACCTGGAATGGGTTGACCTAGTTAGTAGATGCAACCCCTATAAAATCATTTCGTCCAAGGACAGGTGAGGAAAGAATTACAACACCAACCCCAAAACCTTTGCGTTTTTACTCAGCATGTCCACAAGATACCTTTGAAATGCTTTCATTAACCGGTTTGATCGCAATTTGGTGTATTTTCACTGTAAACTCCCTATTGCTTGACAACTTAAACGGTACTGTTACCTTTGACATATCCAAGCCTTGTGCTGAAAAGCAGCTTAATGGAATGGCAAGAGACCACCATTTATCTTGAGGTTTTGAGGATAAGAAGGCGGTAATATCCACTTGAGCTGCACAATCACCTTCGCAATTCATTTCTACAAACACCTTGCCTTTAGGTGGCTCGTTGACCTGCAATTCGAGCACCAATGACGCATCGCTTTGAGCAAAATCTCTGAGATCTTCACTGAACGGATTGGCCACAACGTAGCTCGCTTGCTCCCCTAAGAATTTAAGGCTGATTGTATCTTCCTGAACAAAACGATCTAACGTTCTAAAACTTATATTCTCAAGTTGTGCTGTGCTGCTGTTGATTGCCATGGTAATTTTTGATGAGGCAATACTCGCCTGCCACGGAGGTAAAGTTGCTCGTTTAAAAATCGCCATTTCATTATCAGCATCAGGTAATGATGCCACTTGTTCATTCAGTGTGTTTGGCAAGATGCTCAACTGGCCATAGCGTAAACCAAAGCCAAAAGGTAAAAGTGGGGCGTAACCTTGGTCACCTTGATTTAATGACGTTTGATAAGGGGATTTAGGCCATGAGAACGATAATTGACCAATAAAGTCATATTGCTGTTGCTCTGCCTTGCTTTTCAACAAGACATCCGCCACCGCTTTGCCTTCAGAGCCGGGCAACCATGCTGCAACGAAAGCATCGCTGGCATTGAGTTCAGGGTTAACCCAAAGTGGTCGTCCACTAATAAAGATAGAAACAACTGGAATACCTTGAGCCTTTAGTTTTCTCAGTAGCGCTAAGTCTTTTTTGTCGCCACGTTGATATTCAAGATTACTGATATCACCATGCCCCTCGGCATAAGGATCTTCACCAAATACAACTATTGCCACATCCGGCTTTTCAGTAAAGCCCCCTTCTGTGTCCAAGGTAATTGAGCCGCCAGCTTTACTTACTTGCTCTGCTAAGCCATCATAAATTGAACTACCATCAGGAAAATCATTGTTATTGTTTCCGGTTCCTTGCCAAGTGATTGTCCAACCACCAGCTTGCTTGCCAATGTTATCAGCAGCATCTCCAGCAACTAATATGTTCAACTTAGGTGATAAAGGTAAAATGTTGTCATTGTTTTTCAGTAAAACAAGGGATTCTCGTACAGCTTGCCTCGCTACTTCGCGGTGCGATTCACTGCCAATCAGCTCAGTTTTTCCTGACAACGGTCTATTGGCAGGACTTGGTTTATCGAATAACCCTGCCCGATATTTTACACGCAAAATACGTGACACCGCATCATCAATTCGTGCAATGGGAATAACACCTTGCTTGACTTGTTCAATGGTATTTTCCAATAATGGTTTCCAGGCGTCGGTAGGAACCATATACATGTCCAGCCCTGCGTTTACCGCGTTTGGACAATTTTCATTTGAACAGCCTGCGATTTGACCGTGTCCGTTCCAGTCACCTACAACAAAACCGTCAAAGCCCATGTTGTTCTTGAGGACTTCGGTCAACAAGTAATGGCTACCATGAACTTTTTCACCTCGCCAACTATTGAACGATGCCATGACGGTTTGCGCGCCAGCACTGAGTCCACCGACATAACCTTGCCCATGAAGATCAAACAGATCCTGCTCGGTCGCAAGATTATCACCTTGATCATCACCGTTTGATGTTCCACCATCGCCAATGAAATGTTTCACCGTGCTGATGACATTTTTATCACCAAGAAAATCTTTTTCTGGATACCCTTGTAAGCCTTTAACAATGGCAGATGAATAGCTTTTGACAATTTCAGGAGCTTCAGAGTAACCCTCATAAGCTCGCCCCCAGCGGTCATCTCGCACAGTTGCAACAGTAGGTGCAAATACCCAATCGATGCCTGTTACCATCACTTCAGTGGCGGTTATTTGGGCTATTTTTTCGATAAGTTCAGGGTTATTTGCCGCCCCCAAACCAATGTTGTGCGGAAACAACGTTGCACCAATAACATTATTGTGACCATGAACAGCATCAGTTCCCCACATGGTAGGAATACTAATATCATCAAGCGAGTCATCAATAGACGCTTGATACATGGCTTCTGCTAGGTTGATCCAGTCAGCTGGTGTAGAGCTTTTGTTATTGTTAGGAAAAGCGCCGCCGCCATTTAGATAAGAGCCAAAACCATAGCGTCGCATATCCTCCACAGTAATATCTCTGATTTCAGGTTGGATCATTTGCGCTACTTTTTGCTCAATGGTCATCGATGCCAATAGCTTTGCCACCTTGCGTTCAATCTGTGGTTCGGCTTTTACTGCGGAATCAATTCGAGGCCATATACCTGAGGCATGACGTGGGTTCACATTATTATTCTCTATTTTTTGCTCAACATCATTACAAGCAAACAACAATGAACTTGAAGCAATCACGCATAATAATGTTTTGACATATTTTTGATAGCTCATAGTTCTTTTCCTTGCAGTTCTATTGCGACCGGAACTGAGCCTTTAATGCCATAAAAAGCGATATAGAAATAACAGACTGTAGGTAACAAGAAGGCAAGCTGCACCCCTAAAGTGTCTGCAAGTACCCCTTGAATAAGAGGCAAAATTGCGCCACCGACAATGGCCAAGCACAGCACACCTGCACCGCGGCTCGCAGCATCTCCTAATCCACGTATCGCCAAACTGAAAATGGTTGGAAACATGATTGAATTAAATAAACCAACAGCCAAGATTGACCACATCGCAATTGGGCCATCAAGCATAACGGTACACAGCAATAACATGATTGCCATCAGGGCATTAAAACATAAGACCTTACCCGCTGATATGTACTGCATCACAACAGCACCGACGAAACGGCCAAGCATGGCTCCGCCCCAATAATAGGCAATATACTTTGATGCTTCAGCTTCAGAAAGCCCAGCAATATGAGGCTCACTTAAGAAGTTGACTAGGAAACTACCAATCGCAACTTCTGCGCCTACGTAAACAAATATAGCAACAGCACCGAACTTAAGGTGACGATGTTTTATTGCCGATTGATAGCTAACATTATTGTTGGTAGATTTACCCAAATCAGGCAAGGTCAGTTTTGAAAATATCAGTGCCAAAATAAGTAGACTTGCCGCTAACAGTAGGTAAGGAAATTTAACCGCTGCGCCATCACCGACTGCACTGTGGTCTGCCCCTGAGAATATCAAATAAGCGCCGAAAAATGGGGCTATGGTGGTTCCTAATGAGTTAAACGCCTGTGTCATTGTTAATCGAGAGGACGCCGTTTTCGACGGGCCAAGTACACTCACATATGGGTTTGCTGAGACCTGCAATATTGTTATCCCTGCCGCCAAAACAAATAGCGCCAAAAGAAACAAAGGATACAACTTAACAAGTGCGGCGGGATAAAAGAGCAAACACCCGACTGCTGCCACAGACAAGCCCGTGACAATACCGCGTTGATATCCAATTTTGGCCACCAAATTTCCCGCCGGTATGGAAACAATAAAATAAGCGCCAAAAAAGCAAAATTGGATCAACATCGCTTGGGTATAAGATAAATCGAATGCCCCTTTAAGGTATGGGATTAAGATATCATTTAAGCAAGTGATAAAGCCCCACATAAAGAACAGTGATGTCAGTGATGTTAAGGCAAAACGATAATTTTTAGATTCGTTAGCTGATGAGTGTTCAACAGACGAGTCAGTTGAAATTGAAGCCCCTGCCATAAGCAAGCTCCTATGAAAATTTGAAGTTTACGCCGCCCAAAACCTCAGGCGGCAGCCACATTGTTTTCACAATGATTAAAGAAAAGAAGAGGCAACTAAAACAGTTGCTTTAGTTACTTATTGGAAGCTATAACGCACACCTAAGATATATCGAGGACCGTACTCTCGAGCGAATAGAAATTGCTCTTCATATCGACCATAGCCTTGTTCAGTTTCGTTATTAAGGTTTATGCCATCGAAGAACACCGTAAAGTTTTCATCAATGTCATAGTTCACACTTAAGTCCCATTGCGCGTATGATTTTGCAAACTGAGGCGGGTTATCAGACGAGCCTTGATCTTGACCAACACCAATTAAGTATTCATCACGCCACGCATAAGTCACTTTGACTGATAGCCCATCCTTTTCATAAAAGCCTTGGAAGTTGGCGGAATCACTCAATCCTGTCAACGGTGTCTGCTGCGCTAGACTATCAACATCAAATTCAACATCGCCATCTACAAATGTGGCATTAACGCCTACACCAAAGCCCGTTTCACCGATCAAGTGCTGAACTGCCACTTCAAAACCATCAACGGTTTTAGTGTCTGGCGCGTTAAATGGCTTGCGAATGTCCCATTCAATCAAAGGGTCATCTGAGTTAGGCTCTAAATACCCTTGGCTGTTAAGTGACGAGCCATTTGCTTGTATTTCGGCAAATATTGCATCATTGGTTGCTTGTTCCCCTCGGGCTTCAATGCTGGCAATCGCTTGATTCCAACGTGGCCCTAAGTAGATATCATTCATGCCGTCAATGGTGGTTGGGTCAATTTTACTGCCGATAAAGTTTTCAACATCTTTCCTGAAATAACCGACCGCCGCATAGCTACCTTCGGCATAGTAATATTCAAGGCTTAAGTCAAAATTCTCTGACTCGAAAGGCTCTAGGTTAGTATTACCTTCGCTACCATTTCTTGAACCAATTTTGGGACTTCCTGATAAATTTCTTCCGCCCGCTAAATCGCCTAATGGCGCGCGAGTAATAGTTTTACCCCAAGAAACGCGTCCTACAATCTCTTCGGTGATATCTACCCTAAGATCAACCATAGGTAGAAAAACATCATGCTCACCGGTTAGCGCTAAACTATTGTTTTCACCAGGTAAATATTGTGTATGCCACTCACTACCACCTTTCCACCAAACTTCTGTAGGAACGGGCTGTAACACCTTACTTGTAACATCTGTTTCTTCGTACCTAACACCAACATTTAACTGTACAGGAAAATCTGCAACATCAAATTCCCACTGAGTTTGCACATAAAAACTTGTTGTTTCTTCTTGCACAGATCCCTTAGAAAAAGTGCCCATGTCATGATACGCCGTGGTCGCAAAGTAGTCACTTCCACCTAGTAGTTCATTGGTTAAGAACGCTTCAGAGCGAGCCACCACTTCATCAAAGTCAAAGGTATAGTAATAATTGGGATTTAAGGCACTACCACCGCCGTCAAATTCCTCAAGAAAATCCCCTGTGCCGTGGCGCACAAACATGCCATCAGGAAATATTTCAGGCCAAGAGGGGTTAAACAAGAAGCCACCAATTAAACCACTCCATGCATTTGAACCACTCATTGTTTGATCGGTATAAGCTGCGCCAAATTTCACGTCAACCAAAGGTATATCAAAGACATCATTCTCCCATGTTCCGTGTAGTTGAAATTGTTCAATCTCTGATTTGCCAGGCGAGTGAACAAATTGGCTAAAATGAGAGTCCATCTCGCCCGCCGCTAACTCTGTCGTGCCATTATTCCAATAGATTTGTGCATGTGGCACTTCGCCGTTTCGGTAATCATATGTCTTAGTTCGGAGCTGATCTGAGCCCAAGACTAATGATCCGTAACTTCCTAGGCCTTCGTCTTTACCATTATCGATTTCACTCGAGGAATCATGGTAATCAAAGACCAAGCCTAAGGAATCTGTCACTTGCCAATCAACGTTAAAACCAACCGACTCTTCTTTAACCTCTGTGGTACCACGAGACGCAGTAAATGAACCATCATTGCCACTGATATCAGCGAATACTGCCGTGCCATTATGATCGAGTTCATAGGCATTAATATTGCCGCCATAATCATTCCACATCCCCCAGCCAATTGAGTTCTCTCCTGTGGTTGCGTCTGTTCGAGTGTAATCGACGGACAGGATCAGATCGTCTGTTGGTGCATATTGAGCGACAATATGACCATTAGTGCGGTCACGTTCTAGGTTATTAATGCCATAGTTCATATCGCGTGGGAAAAAGTGGTTTCCAACTCGGTTACCTTCGGCATCTATTGCTCTTGGGTCTATAACATTATCAGCATCTAAGTTACTCGGCAGAGCGACATTAGCTTGCCAACCTTGTATATTCGCCGATTGTTGTTGAAAATCTCTTTCGTGATGAGTTAATGAGAACGCAAGGCCGAACGTGTCATCCAAAAAAGTATTCGAATACAGCGCAGACAATTCTGGTGTTACATCGTCACCCTCTTCATTGGAAGAGTCATGAATAGCTTTTGCCGAAAACGTATATTTTTCACCAGGATTGGCCAAAGGCTTACGCGTTACAATGTTAACTGTTGCACCTAAGCCACCACTTGGATTTTCTGCGCGTGCGGTTTTGTATACCTCCAATGCAGAAACGCCATCAGAAGATAAGTTTTCTAAACTATATGAACGAGTGTTACCGGTGCCCGGCATTTGACGACCATTTAGCGTAATTAAGTTAAATTCTGGACCAAAACCACGTACAGTGATTTGACTCCCTTCACCATTACTTCTGCTTACTGATACACCAGTAATACGTTGAAGTGATTCAGCTAAGTTAGTATCGGGGAATTTACCCATTTCTTCAGCAGATATAGCATCAACAACACCTGACATATCGCGTTTTACATTTAATGAACGAATTAAGCTACCACGAATACCGCGTACTTCAATAACTTCTACTTCGTCTGCTGTCGTATCACCTAATTCATTTTCTTGAGCAGATAGGCTTGTACTGATATTGCCCGCTAAAAGTGCAGAAATAACCAGTGCTAATCTTTTTTTAGTAAATTGTAAGTGTTTCATATTAACCCTACTAAATTTAATTTGATGTTAAATTGGCGATAGGCGTCTACCGCACAGTCATTTTTAATTAAGAGGTTTGAGCCTATGGCACCGTTATCGCAGCATTATCTATACGATATACAGCCCCATTTCCCGTCCCCCAAGCAGGGAATACCATAACGACATCTATCGCACTGATATCTAAACCCGCATCAAACAAATCCAATAGTGAATATGTAAAGGTTTGCCACTGTCCAACAACAGGATCAACACCTTCCAAGCTCGCTGACAAATCAAGTTCAACAGCTGAAGTTGCATCACCAGATTCAATTTTGAATTTCCAAACTGAGTTTGCATCGTTTGGTGCGCTTACGACTTTCATGTCAAAGCGAACCACGCCACCTTGTAATAAAGCACTTGCATCATAGTAAACACCGTCATTTGCTAAAAAGCCCATGACAGTAGGTGATTCACCAATCGAAAACTCTGCAACCATTCCATGTGATGCATCATCCTCTTCTTCCGTAGGAGTAGAACCTGCGCAACAGTCCCAAATAGGCCATTCGCTGTGTTGTGCATTCTCATAAAGTGTTAGTCCCATGGCTTGTGGAACACTTGAAGGATCGTAAATCATGACATTATCCAATCGATAAACCGCGCCTTCTCCAGTTCCCCAGGCAGGGAAAACCATCAAGACATCGATCTGGCTAATGTCCAACCCAGCATCAAAAAGATCTTGAAGTGAATAAGTGTAGGTTTGCCACTGATCTTGAACAGGTGCCGCTCCCTCATCACTTGCAGTTAAATCAAGCTCAACCGCTGAAGTGGCATCACCTCCTTCGATTTTGAACTTCCAAACTGCACTGGTGTCATTGGGCATACTTGTGACTTTCATTTCAAACTGTACAACGCCCGTTGTCAGCAGGTTTGATGCATCAAGATAAACGTCATCGTCCGCCAGCAGTCCCATCACTGTTGGGCTTGCACCAATAGCAAACTCTGCTGTCAGTCCGTGGTCTGTATCATCATTTTCAACAGTAGGTGTTGAACCGCCGCAACAGTCCCAAATTGACCATTGCTCTAATGCTTGGTCAGCAAACAATACGTGTCCATTGAAACCGCCAGAGGCATTTGGATCATATATTTTGACGTTATCGACGCGGTAAATAGCGCCTTCACCACTGCCCCAAGCAGGGAATATCATAATGACATCAAGTGCACTTACGTCCAGCCCACCATCGGCAAGTTCAGACAAGTTAAACGTGTAAGTTTGCCATTGACCTTCAACCGGGGCTAGGCCCTCAACACTGGTAATTAAATCCACTTCAATCGCTGAAAT
This window of the Thalassotalea atypica genome carries:
- a CDS encoding S8 family serine peptidase, whose protein sequence is MKLNYTKIVGFSCLVAFQAVAGDDNSSSNLSKVSNQPTAIGSLSVAGETAKASANSAGEKNTYIVRLVDSPVATYEGGIDKLKATSNKITGAKKLNVNSKESKAYRKYLKNKQSNVANSAGISNNVTYDYQYVFNGMAVEMTAEEAKAMTSMSDVASVTLDRMEVPLTDSGPALINADVIWQGPPNNVPHSQGEGIVVAILDTGINHDHPSFADIGGDGYDHTNPLGSGNYIPGSYCDANPGFCNDKLIGAWSFVTEAVTPEDSDGHGSHTASTVAGNAIKGATVFAPTTNVSRDISGVAPHANIIAYDVCVDGCPGAALLAAVNQVIIDASNLPDGIHSLNYSISGGGDPYNDPVELAFLNATAAGVFVSASAGNSGPGASTNGHNSPWVSTTAAMTHDRKLVNRATDLTSDGAPLASIDGLGFTAGYGPAPIINSADLEGAFPGSTLCGLGSIGDFNPPWPPGTFNGEIVACTRGSFGRVEKGANVLAAGAGGYILMDNGAGLVGDAHVLPGVHISQSDGATLSAWLASNANPMGTIEGSSLDISTANADIMAGFSSRGPNLALDIVKPDIGAPGVSIMAAAPGGDDYMFLSGTSMSSPHNAGAGAIVSAARPDWTPYAVKSAIMMTANNDTGLKEDGQTTADAFDYGAGRVDLSRAAEADLVLNETPINFLLANPDIGGDPKTLNIASMQDSTCVANCSWTRTLTNVTHHTVHVDLSIEHNSDVNYSITPSSLKIKKGQSASFTVTADTTLASDWSFAEVDIQRKGDGPDLHMPIAVMAAVSTNPALFTKQVDKAVASDGDTLSYEINIMNGLLTDVIDLHDALPDGVDYVPGSATASIVNGSTSVPFSENNGVLTWSGMLDESALAVVSDPGLFGYFPLGPFGVAPISLPANCDDGALIYNVPSFNYNGQTYSQVIWSVNGTLEVGSASGSAASAGNSALPNSLAPNNLLAPWWTDLNACAGGNMYIAVLSAGPTQFTIYEWEDVPLFGDNSTTATFQVWVVNGTDNIFYVYNDVSGGTATIGAENHTGTVGDTYYHNGAGTLPGPGSSLKVNALTGGTATFNFDATANCDSDVIVNEASISSGDQSERAIATTEVNGC
- a CDS encoding glycoside hydrolase family 3 protein; the encoded protein is MSYQKYVKTLLCVIASSSLLFACNDVEQKIENNNVNPRHASGIWPRIDSAVKAEPQIERKVAKLLASMTIEQKVAQMIQPEIRDITVEDMRRYGFGSYLNGGGAFPNNNKSSTPADWINLAEAMYQASIDDSLDDISIPTMWGTDAVHGHNNVIGATLFPHNIGLGAANNPELIEKIAQITATEVMVTGIDWVFAPTVATVRDDRWGRAYEGYSEAPEIVKSYSSAIVKGLQGYPEKDFLGDKNVISTVKHFIGDGGTSNGDDQGDNLATEQDLFDLHGQGYVGGLSAGAQTVMASFNSWRGEKVHGSHYLLTEVLKNNMGFDGFVVGDWNGHGQIAGCSNENCPNAVNAGLDMYMVPTDAWKPLLENTIEQVKQGVIPIARIDDAVSRILRVKYRAGLFDKPSPANRPLSGKTELIGSESHREVARQAVRESLVLLKNNDNILPLSPKLNILVAGDAADNIGKQAGGWTITWQGTGNNNNDFPDGSSIYDGLAEQVSKAGGSITLDTEGGFTEKPDVAIVVFGEDPYAEGHGDISNLEYQRGDKKDLALLRKLKAQGIPVVSIFISGRPLWVNPELNASDAFVAAWLPGSEGKAVADVLLKSKAEQQQYDFIGQLSFSWPKSPYQTSLNQGDQGYAPLLPFGFGLRYGQLSILPNTLNEQVASLPDADNEMAIFKRATLPPWQASIASSKITMAINSSTAQLENISFRTLDRFVQEDTISLKFLGEQASYVVANPFSEDLRDFAQSDASLVLELQVNEPPKGKVFVEMNCEGDCAAQVDITAFLSSKPQDKWWSLAIPLSCFSAQGLDMSKVTVPFKLSSNREFTVKIHQIAIKPVNESISKVSCGHAE
- a CDS encoding sugar MFS transporter, whose product is MAGASISTDSSVEHSSANESKNYRFALTSLTSLFFMWGFITCLNDILIPYLKGAFDLSYTQAMLIQFCFFGAYFIVSIPAGNLVAKIGYQRGIVTGLSVAAVGCLLFYPAALVKLYPLFLLALFVLAAGITILQVSANPYVSVLGPSKTASSRLTMTQAFNSLGTTIAPFFGAYLIFSGADHSAVGDGAAVKFPYLLLAASLLILALIFSKLTLPDLGKSTNNNVSYQSAIKHRHLKFGAVAIFVYVGAEVAIGSFLVNFLSEPHIAGLSEAEASKYIAYYWGGAMLGRFVGAVVMQYISAGKVLCFNALMAIMLLLCTVMLDGPIAMWSILAVGLFNSIMFPTIFSLAIRGLGDAASRGAGVLCLAIVGGAILPLIQGVLADTLGVQLAFLLPTVCYFYIAFYGIKGSVPVAIELQGKEL